CCCAAGTGCCCACGTTGATCTAGCAGGCTTTTCATGGCTTTTAGGCAGAGCTTCTTCTTGCTTTATGTCTACTTACTCTGCCGCAGCCGGTTCCGGTAATCCATCGGGCGGCAGCCGTAGGTTTTCTTGAACATCTCCGTGAACCGGTTCACATTGCTGAAGCCGGTCATGCCGGAGATCTCCATGATCTTCTTATCCGTGGTCTCCAGCAGGCTGACCGCCTCCGAGATCCGGTATTCGTTCAGGAAGTCCATCGGGGACAGGTCGAACTGCTTCTTCATGAACCGGCAAAAGTACGACGGGCTCATATTGACCTGCTGAGCCATATCCGAGAGCGTGATCCGCTTGCTGTAGTTCTGCTGGACGTAGGCCAGCGTTTTTTTGGCCAGCATCGAGCTGTTGCCGCCCCGGGACTGCCCGGGCAGTCCTGCCCGCGGATGCTCAGCCGCACACTTCTCCAGCCGGTACAGCACCTCGAACAGCCTGGCCTTAATCAGCATCTCATAGCCGTGCGATTCCTGCTGATAGAGATCCCGCACCTCCTCCAGCAATGGAATAAGCCGCAGCTTCTCCTCCAGCTCCCGCCCGATCAGCAGCGGATAACGCCGGTTATCAAGGAAGAGCGGGGATACGAACTGCTGCTGAATCTTATCTCTCTCCAGGCTGGAGAGGAAATTGAAATGCACCAGCACCGCGCAGAAAATAATCTCCTCCTGATCCACGCGGATCGCCGAATGCAGCATATTGGGCTGAATGAAGACCGCCTCTCCGCTCTGGACGACCAGCTTCTCCTGTCCTACATGAAACTTGGCCGTGCCCTTAATCATGAACAGCAGCTCCAGCTCCTCATGCCAGTGGGAATACAGCACCAGATTATTTACCTTAGATACCTTGGTTACATGCACACTCATGCGGAATTGTCTGCTGCCATGAATAAGCTTTTCCTTCATATCCTGGGATACGGGTTCGCCGATGGAATCGAGCAGTTCAAGACTTTTTCTCACTGAGGTTCCCTCCCTCCCGGCCCACCGGATACTGCACGCAGCGTCAGCTCTGCACTCAGCCCTTCACCGCTCCGATCATTACACCCTTCTCGAAGTACTTCTGGATAAACGGATAGATAATCAGCACCGGCACCGTCGATACGATAATGACCGCATATTTGATCTGATCCGCGAACTGCTGGGCATAGCTGCCCGCACCGGCACCCGCACCTGATCCGGCTCCGCCCGCGAACGCCTGATTGGATAACAGAATATTGCGCAGGACGATCTGCAGCGGCTGTAAGCTATCCGTATTGATATAGAGCAGGGCGTTGAAGAAGTCGTTCCAGTGACCCACCACATAATAGAGCGTGATGACGGAGATCACCGCCTTGGACAGCGGAACCACCACCGAGATGAAGTAGCGGAAGTGAGAGCAGCCGTCCAGGGTAGCCGCTTCATGCAGCTCCTCCGGTATAGCGGTCTCGAAGAAGGTCCTTGTAATAATCAGATTGTATACACTAATGGCGCCGTTCACAATCATTACCCAAGGCGTATTCAGCAGATTCAGGTCACGGATAAGCAGATAGGTAGGAATCATGCCCCCGCCAAAATACATCGTGATCACGAACAGCGGCATAATGAACCTGCGTGCCCGGAACTTCCGCTGAGACAAAGCATATGCCGCCGGAAGCGTGACCAGCAGATTGAGCAGCGTGCCCAGCACCGTGTAGATCATCGTATTTTTATACCCCTGCCAGATCCGGGTGTCCTTGAATATCTGCTCATAGCCGTACAGGTTAATGTCCTTGGGCCATAGAATAACCTGCCCCTGATTCACCATGGTAGAGTTGCTGACGGAAGCTATGATGATGAAATACAGCGGGTACGCGACCATAATGAACGCTGCGATGCTTATAACCGCAACCACCAGCGTATACAGCCTGTCTGCGATACCGCCCGAATGCCTGATCTTTTGCGAATGAGCGGCTTGACTGTTTGACATCCCATTTCCTCCTTACATCAGGCTGATTTTTGAA
The window above is part of the Paenibacillus sp. FSL H8-0048 genome. Proteins encoded here:
- a CDS encoding carbohydrate ABC transporter permease produces the protein MSNSQAAHSQKIRHSGGIADRLYTLVVAVISIAAFIMVAYPLYFIIIASVSNSTMVNQGQVILWPKDINLYGYEQIFKDTRIWQGYKNTMIYTVLGTLLNLLVTLPAAYALSQRKFRARRFIMPLFVITMYFGGGMIPTYLLIRDLNLLNTPWVMIVNGAISVYNLIITRTFFETAIPEELHEAATLDGCSHFRYFISVVVPLSKAVISVITLYYVVGHWNDFFNALLYINTDSLQPLQIVLRNILLSNQAFAGGAGSGAGAGAGSYAQQFADQIKYAVIIVSTVPVLIIYPFIQKYFEKGVMIGAVKG
- a CDS encoding AraC family transcriptional regulator, yielding MRKSLELLDSIGEPVSQDMKEKLIHGSRQFRMSVHVTKVSKVNNLVLYSHWHEELELLFMIKGTAKFHVGQEKLVVQSGEAVFIQPNMLHSAIRVDQEEIIFCAVLVHFNFLSSLERDKIQQQFVSPLFLDNRRYPLLIGRELEEKLRLIPLLEEVRDLYQQESHGYEMLIKARLFEVLYRLEKCAAEHPRAGLPGQSRGGNSSMLAKKTLAYVQQNYSKRITLSDMAQQVNMSPSYFCRFMKKQFDLSPMDFLNEYRISEAVSLLETTDKKIMEISGMTGFSNVNRFTEMFKKTYGCRPMDYRNRLRQSK